The following are encoded together in the Arcticibacterium luteifluviistationis genome:
- a CDS encoding glutamate synthase-related protein, which produces MKKVKLCLLSDLSDREPLHKIVNGLDLVLTKFDEKVSLLYGRCLHRGALMSDGYVDGHNLICGLHGWDYRLDTGVSEYNNSEVLQSFHTEVSEGWIYADEEEINAYLIKYPQPFNRDAYLGEFADTHPESTEPYTGYIKDLAKNGLSKHGHHGPSASMGVDRNLLPKWENIQFLPAQLAKRPLLDEEEVRTKVVIGKKAKKPLRLDMPIFVSDMSFGALSKEAKIALAKGAEMAGTGICSGEGGMLEEEQESNSRYFYELASAKFGFSWDKVKKAQAFHFKGGQGAKTGTGGHLPGSKVTKDIARVRGLKEGETAISPAAFPDMFTVQDFRDFANEVRVRTGGIPVGFKIAASRVEEDIKFALDVGVDYIILDGRGGGTGSAPKVLRDNINVPTIPALARARKFLDESGATDVTLIITGGLRVAEDFAKALMMGADAVAVSNSALQAIGCLGMRACGTNNCPVGIATQKENLRSRLIIESSAKQLYNFFTATNDLMKVIARSCGHDDIGKFEKEDLSTLDFEMHKLTGIKFAGLG; this is translated from the coding sequence ATGAAAAAAGTAAAACTTTGCCTTTTAAGTGATTTGTCAGATAGAGAACCACTGCATAAAATTGTCAATGGATTAGACTTGGTTTTGACCAAATTTGATGAAAAAGTTTCTTTGCTTTATGGGAGATGTCTTCATAGAGGAGCTTTAATGTCAGATGGTTATGTAGATGGACATAATTTAATTTGTGGTCTTCATGGATGGGATTACCGTTTAGATACAGGCGTAAGTGAGTATAATAATTCGGAAGTTCTTCAAAGTTTCCATACAGAGGTAAGTGAAGGATGGATTTATGCTGATGAAGAAGAAATCAATGCTTATTTAATCAAATATCCTCAACCTTTTAATAGAGATGCCTACCTAGGTGAGTTTGCCGATACTCATCCAGAATCAACAGAACCTTATACAGGTTACATAAAAGACCTCGCTAAAAACGGGCTTTCAAAACACGGACATCATGGGCCATCGGCCTCTATGGGCGTGGATAGGAATCTGTTACCAAAATGGGAGAATATTCAATTTCTTCCTGCTCAATTGGCTAAAAGACCACTTCTAGATGAAGAGGAAGTACGTACTAAAGTAGTTATAGGAAAAAAAGCAAAGAAGCCGTTAAGGCTTGATATGCCCATTTTTGTTTCGGATATGAGTTTTGGAGCATTATCAAAAGAAGCCAAAATAGCTTTGGCAAAAGGTGCTGAAATGGCAGGAACAGGGATTTGTAGTGGAGAAGGAGGAATGCTAGAAGAAGAACAAGAAAGTAATTCCAGATATTTTTATGAGTTGGCCTCTGCCAAATTTGGTTTCTCTTGGGATAAGGTCAAAAAGGCCCAAGCTTTCCATTTTAAAGGGGGGCAGGGAGCCAAAACTGGTACAGGAGGTCATTTACCTGGGAGTAAGGTTACCAAAGATATAGCAAGAGTCAGAGGGCTAAAAGAGGGTGAAACTGCAATTTCTCCAGCGGCGTTTCCTGATATGTTTACGGTACAAGATTTTAGAGATTTTGCCAATGAAGTTCGTGTTAGAACTGGCGGAATTCCGGTGGGTTTTAAAATTGCAGCGAGTAGGGTAGAAGAAGACATAAAGTTTGCTCTAGACGTAGGTGTCGATTACATAATTTTAGACGGTCGTGGTGGTGGAACCGGTTCTGCACCCAAAGTTCTTCGAGATAACATTAATGTACCTACCATACCCGCACTGGCTAGGGCTAGAAAGTTTTTAGACGAGTCTGGTGCCACTGATGTTACCTTAATAATAACAGGTGGTTTACGTGTGGCAGAAGATTTTGCCAAGGCATTAATGATGGGTGCAGATGCTGTGGCTGTTTCTAATTCTGCTCTTCAGGCCATTGGTTGTTTGGGTATGAGAGCCTGTGGTACTAATAACTGCCCAGTAGGAATTGCTACGCAAAAAGAGAACCTAAGGAGTAGGTTAATTATTGAAAGCTCTGCCAAACAACTTTATAACTTCTTTACAGCCACAAACGACCTCATGAAAGTGATAGCTCGCTCTTGTGGTCATGATGATATTGGAAAGTTTGAAAAAGAAGATTTGAGCACCTTAGATTTTGAAATGCATAAGTTAACAGGTATTAAATTCGCTGGTTTAGGATAA
- a CDS encoding helix-turn-helix domain-containing protein, with protein sequence MNELVLLNTAKVNLDHNWNYKNVISPFYRLYYIREGKAEVTFDNKVRTMREGYMYLIPSFTISNYSCDSFFIQQYVHIEEVLKSQASLKQRNTLFFEVKVTNLEMALFNRLLVLNPDKALMNWNPKAAVDLTMNVMQTQSLESGIMETSGIILQLMSRFVNTEIGSVRTEIAGINKMSEVLLFIHENYDSDLSVRKLASIVHHNEDYFSRLFLKFIGVRPLVYINRVRIERAQHLLLFSDLSINEIGYKVGFENRTYFSKIFKKLSGKSATAYRLESNQV encoded by the coding sequence ATGAATGAGTTAGTTTTATTAAATACAGCAAAGGTTAACTTAGACCATAACTGGAATTATAAAAACGTAATAAGTCCATTTTACCGACTTTACTATATTAGAGAAGGAAAAGCTGAAGTTACTTTTGATAATAAGGTAAGAACTATGAGAGAGGGGTATATGTACCTCATTCCGAGCTTTACAATTTCTAACTATAGCTGTGATTCCTTTTTTATACAACAGTACGTTCATATAGAGGAAGTACTTAAGTCTCAGGCTTCTTTGAAGCAACGGAACACCTTGTTTTTTGAAGTGAAAGTTACCAATCTAGAGATGGCTTTATTTAATAGATTGTTGGTTTTGAATCCAGATAAGGCATTGATGAATTGGAATCCCAAGGCGGCTGTAGATTTGACCATGAATGTTATGCAAACACAGTCTTTGGAATCCGGGATTATGGAAACGAGTGGTATTATTCTTCAACTGATGTCGAGGTTTGTGAATACCGAAATTGGTTCAGTAAGAACGGAAATTGCTGGTATAAACAAAATGTCTGAAGTCTTGCTTTTTATACACGAGAATTATGATAGCGATTTGTCGGTTAGAAAATTAGCAAGCATTGTACATCATAATGAAGACTACTTTAGTCGACTTTTTCTGAAATTTATAGGGGTTAGGCCGCTAGTGTACATCAATAGAGTACGGATTGAAAGAGCTCAGCATTTGCTCTTATTTTCGGATTTAAGCATTAATGAAATAGGGTATAAGGTAGGTTTTGAGAACCGAACATATTTCTCTAAAATTTTTAAAAAACTTTCTGGAAAATCTGCTACAGCATATAGATTGGAGTCGAATCAAGTTTAG
- a CDS encoding SusC/RagA family TonB-linked outer membrane protein, with protein sequence MRRKLHEFRKLWMKAVPMTAIILSMFIGQSFGQSRQVTGKIISAADKSGLPSASVLQSGTSNGVMTDLDGNFKITVSGSDAELVFSYIGYVDQEVVVGNQSIINVELAEDANALSEVVVIGYGSQKKSDMTGSVSSVDAEELGKFATSNAAGTLQGRMAGVRVSPQGGSPDSPMKITIRGSGTLSDAGPLYVIDGMLTGGMGSLNPQDIESVSVLKDASATAIYGSRAANGVIIVTTKKGKSGDLAINFNASTGFQKAANLIDWANARQYADIVNRARDNDGNPRFPSNDAQFNPNVDSDIQRESLRNAPISNIGLSIGGGSKNTTMNFSVNHMDQTGIVKESDFSRTNIRVNSSFTKGRFKLQQTLGVNRSVNNPNNYFSRERDQIPTVPIYDENGEFTGTNVPTGQTISLGNYSGVGNLINSLGLATIEDRTVTSNGLIGNVDATLEILKGLKYRFNVGVDMSNSNNYTFTPKYKFNDTPLGNKPFAELNESNSNFLSLLTEHTLNYFKTIGKTQVDILGGYSSQVGKGRSLGIVARNFPSNDIRVASAASDRAQAPSNAYETGLLSYFGRANVTIDGKYLLTATLRRDGSSLFREDLRWGTFPSAAVGWNISNESFMQNVSAITNLKLRASYGEIGSNNVNPYAIDPELNLNSDYIIGAGQTRLQGYSITKGVNPNITWETTKTMDIGLDFNMLQNKLQFTLDYFNKNSEDVLVALSLPLYTGFGNAVPFNTASIKNNGFEFQANYYDNFGKDFKYSVSANFTTLNNEVTALGRATPIIQGQFTSNGLKSTKTDVGHPIGAFYGFVTDGIYQTDEEALAANDFNQPRAGDLKFKDLNGDGKVDNSDQDYIGNPAPGVIYGLNFSGEYKSFDMTFLFDGVAGNKILNGTRYRGYFDTEGNYLADALNGWTPSNTNTDVPRNTQTDPGYNRRFSDFYLEDGSFFRLKNVQVGYSIKNEALSKIGMTRARIYVSSQNLFTLSKYTGYYPEVGSNTRSNPRLFNEGVDEGAYPMPKNYQIGLQVNF encoded by the coding sequence ATGCGTAGAAAATTACATGAATTTCGAAAGCTCTGGATGAAAGCGGTACCAATGACCGCTATTATCTTAAGTATGTTTATTGGGCAGTCCTTCGGACAGTCCAGACAAGTTACGGGGAAGATTATTTCTGCCGCAGATAAGTCTGGTTTGCCAAGTGCTAGTGTGCTTCAAAGTGGAACTAGCAATGGAGTTATGACTGATTTAGATGGAAACTTTAAAATTACCGTTAGCGGCTCTGATGCGGAATTGGTTTTTAGTTATATAGGTTATGTTGACCAAGAAGTGGTAGTTGGAAATCAGTCTATTATTAATGTAGAGCTGGCAGAAGATGCTAATGCTCTTAGTGAGGTGGTGGTTATTGGTTACGGTAGTCAGAAAAAAAGTGACATGACGGGTTCCGTAAGTTCTGTAGATGCCGAGGAGTTGGGCAAATTTGCAACCTCAAACGCCGCAGGTACGCTGCAAGGAAGAATGGCTGGTGTTCGAGTTTCTCCACAAGGTGGTTCTCCTGATTCGCCTATGAAAATCACGATTAGAGGTTCTGGAACGCTTTCAGATGCAGGTCCTTTATATGTGATTGATGGTATGCTTACTGGCGGAATGGGTTCATTGAATCCACAAGATATAGAAAGTGTGTCTGTTCTTAAAGATGCCTCGGCTACAGCTATTTACGGTTCTAGGGCTGCAAATGGTGTAATAATCGTAACTACTAAAAAAGGAAAAAGTGGCGATTTGGCAATCAATTTTAATGCGAGTACTGGTTTCCAGAAGGCGGCTAATTTGATAGACTGGGCAAATGCTCGTCAATATGCCGACATCGTTAATAGAGCAAGAGATAATGATGGAAATCCAAGATTTCCGTCAAACGATGCTCAGTTTAACCCTAATGTAGATTCTGATATTCAACGTGAGAGTTTAAGAAATGCTCCAATATCAAATATTGGATTGAGTATTGGTGGTGGTTCAAAAAATACAACCATGAATTTCTCTGTTAATCACATGGACCAAACTGGTATTGTGAAGGAGTCTGATTTCTCACGTACAAACATTAGAGTTAATTCTAGTTTCACTAAAGGGAGATTCAAATTACAGCAAACTTTAGGCGTAAATCGCTCGGTAAATAATCCTAATAACTATTTCTCTCGTGAGAGAGACCAAATTCCTACCGTACCTATTTATGATGAGAACGGAGAGTTTACTGGAACAAACGTACCTACAGGACAAACTATAAGTTTAGGTAACTATTCAGGAGTTGGAAATTTGATCAATTCTTTAGGCTTGGCAACTATAGAAGATAGAACTGTCACCAGTAATGGTTTGATTGGTAATGTGGACGCCACTTTGGAAATACTGAAAGGTCTTAAATATAGGTTCAATGTTGGTGTGGACATGTCTAATTCAAATAACTATACCTTCACTCCGAAATACAAATTCAATGATACGCCTTTAGGGAATAAGCCTTTTGCTGAATTGAATGAGAGTAATTCTAACTTTTTGTCATTGCTTACGGAGCATACTTTGAATTATTTTAAAACTATAGGAAAAACGCAAGTAGATATTTTAGGTGGTTATTCTTCACAAGTAGGAAAAGGTCGCTCTTTAGGAATTGTTGCAAGAAACTTTCCTAGTAATGACATCCGCGTGGCTTCTGCAGCTTCTGATAGAGCTCAAGCTCCTTCAAATGCTTATGAAACTGGTCTGTTATCATATTTTGGTCGTGCTAACGTAACTATTGATGGTAAATATCTTCTTACGGCTACTTTAAGAAGAGATGGTTCTTCTTTATTCAGAGAAGATTTAAGATGGGGTACTTTCCCTTCTGCCGCAGTAGGTTGGAATATCAGTAATGAGTCTTTTATGCAAAATGTAAGTGCCATCACCAATCTTAAATTGAGAGCAAGTTATGGTGAAATTGGTTCAAATAATGTAAACCCTTACGCTATTGACCCAGAATTGAATTTGAATTCTGATTACATCATTGGTGCTGGACAAACAAGATTGCAAGGATACTCAATTACTAAAGGAGTGAATCCAAATATTACTTGGGAAACCACCAAAACAATGGATATCGGTTTAGATTTTAACATGCTTCAAAACAAGCTTCAGTTTACATTAGATTATTTCAATAAAAACTCTGAAGATGTATTGGTAGCACTTTCTTTACCGCTTTATACTGGTTTTGGAAATGCAGTTCCTTTTAATACAGCAAGTATCAAAAACAATGGTTTTGAATTTCAAGCCAACTATTATGACAACTTTGGTAAAGACTTTAAATACTCGGTCAGTGCCAACTTTACAACTTTGAATAATGAAGTAACTGCTTTGGGTAGAGCTACTCCAATTATCCAAGGTCAGTTTACATCTAATGGTCTAAAATCAACTAAAACAGATGTAGGTCATCCTATTGGAGCCTTTTACGGATTTGTTACAGACGGTATTTATCAGACGGATGAGGAAGCTTTAGCGGCTAATGACTTTAACCAACCACGAGCGGGAGACTTGAAGTTTAAAGATTTAAATGGTGATGGAAAAGTAGATAACAGTGACCAAGATTACATTGGGAATCCTGCACCAGGTGTTATTTATGGTTTAAACTTCAGTGGTGAGTACAAAAGTTTTGATATGACTTTCTTGTTTGACGGTGTAGCTGGAAACAAGATACTTAACGGAACCAGATACAGAGGGTATTTTGATACAGAAGGTAATTATTTGGCTGATGCTTTAAACGGATGGACACCATCAAACACAAATACAGATGTACCAAGAAATACGCAAACTGACCCAGGCTATAATAGAAGGTTCTCTGACTTTTACTTAGAAGATGGTTCTTTCTTTAGGTTGAAAAATGTACAGGTTGGTTATAGTATCAAAAACGAGGCACTCTCTAAAATAGGGATGACTAGAGCTAGAATTTATGTAAGTAGCCAAAATCTATTTACACTTTCAAAATACACAGGTTACTATCCTGAGGTAGGTAGCAACACAAGAAGTAATCCAAGATTATTTAATGAAGGAGTGGACGAAGGTGCCTATCCTATGCCTAAGAATTATCAAATAGGATTACAGGTTAATTTTTAA
- a CDS encoding DUF427 domain-containing protein: MKTAKWNETVIAESDETVVIEGNHYFPPNSIKKEFFKENETHTTCHWKGVASYYDLEVNGETNTDAAWYYPETSELAKGIKGYVAFWKGVKVS, from the coding sequence ATGAAAACAGCTAAATGGAATGAAACGGTGATTGCAGAAAGCGATGAAACGGTAGTTATAGAGGGAAACCATTATTTTCCACCGAACTCCATCAAAAAGGAATTTTTCAAAGAAAACGAAACGCATACAACCTGTCACTGGAAAGGAGTAGCGTCATATTACGATTTAGAGGTAAACGGTGAAACCAATACAGATGCTGCCTGGTATTACCCAGAAACATCAGAATTAGCCAAGGGTATAAAAGGTTACGTAGCCTTCTGGAAAGGCGTAAAAGTATCCTGA
- a CDS encoding aldo/keto reductase has product MTPTYLRDINEEDFNFTHGSRLVYGCSGLGGVWGETNYDESVDCLLYAFENGIKSLDTSPSYNQSETVVGKALKQWKGERPFISTKVGRLKSESAHDTVVDYSAARMKQSVEESLETLGVDYVDLLFLHEPHLVPLEKIEEILDTLKGFVASGYARSLGVGGNPTDGFRPHITSDNFQVVSGFLNVDACNLNGFKKDLPHNHTEGVAYYAASALHFSLLGNRYEQYVSNPPNDEWISEQDVKNAIKVKAIADREGMKISTLAQRFLFSMAEANRVVMGARKIEQIKSTISDWKAGALPKSLFDEIVKAID; this is encoded by the coding sequence ATGACACCTACCTATTTAAGGGATATTAACGAAGAGGATTTCAATTTCACACATGGCTCTAGGCTCGTTTATGGCTGCTCAGGTCTTGGGGGAGTTTGGGGAGAGACTAATTATGACGAGTCTGTTGACTGCCTTTTATATGCTTTTGAGAATGGCATAAAGTCGTTAGATACTTCTCCCTCTTACAATCAATCTGAAACAGTGGTGGGAAAAGCACTGAAGCAATGGAAGGGTGAAAGGCCATTTATCTCAACGAAGGTGGGAAGACTGAAAAGTGAAAGTGCCCATGACACTGTGGTAGATTACAGTGCTGCCAGAATGAAGCAAAGTGTAGAAGAGAGTCTGGAAACATTAGGGGTAGATTATGTAGACCTTTTGTTTCTGCACGAACCTCATTTGGTCCCTTTAGAGAAGATAGAGGAAATTTTAGATACTTTGAAAGGTTTTGTGGCGTCCGGTTATGCACGCTCCTTAGGTGTTGGCGGAAACCCTACGGATGGTTTTAGACCTCATATTACTAGCGATAATTTTCAGGTAGTCTCTGGTTTTTTAAATGTAGATGCTTGTAACCTAAATGGTTTTAAAAAGGATTTGCCGCATAATCATACGGAAGGTGTGGCTTATTATGCAGCTTCGGCTTTGCACTTTTCTTTACTAGGGAACAGATATGAACAGTACGTTTCAAATCCTCCAAATGACGAGTGGATTTCGGAGCAGGATGTTAAGAATGCAATAAAGGTCAAAGCCATTGCAGATAGAGAAGGTATGAAAATATCGACACTGGCCCAACGCTTTTTGTTTTCCATGGCTGAGGCCAACAGGGTAGTGATGGGTGCTAGAAAAATAGAACAGATTAAGTCGACTATTTCAGATTGGAAGGCTGGAGCTTTGCCAAAATCACTTTTTGATGAAATTGTAAAGGCAATTGATTAA
- a CDS encoding RagB/SusD family nutrient uptake outer membrane protein: MKINWKITSVLFMLLSTGIFYSCNEDVLEQSNPNAITPKSFWKTSEDATKGILGAYSPFTHIWNYSRFEIFVSDYRDDVVNAYGTSERTAVGAFNGISTSNGTFWVWSTHYQAITRANEVIFNVPNIEMPQATKDAIIGEAHFLRAYHYFQLVNNWRNVPLIVLPFSEIADPEAIAQASPEETWNQVVSDFKAAQGLLPKEWDSANLGRATWGAATSFLGKAYLYLGDYSNAKVELKKVIDSGEYTLTEDYGDNFSEDTENNSESIFEIQFIADGNQGWGGDAAGTGKGAAFHPDLSPAGFTGQDGMQINKWTLDLFLDEKTVDDQIDPRAFETLFWDTDETTTYRGRELKSSTYLGKSYKEVYNDGRNTIYASKHLDVKKGYTGSQAEGWHQSGNNLRLMRYADVLLMYAEAEIGGWNGGAATQAALDAVNLVRARANMPALDLSMTMKDIEDERVKELSLERTRYHDLLRWGLVQERLVDHPELKSSSSGTGAYQPGREYIDVPQNEIDANPNFKHNPGYN, from the coding sequence ATGAAGATAAATTGGAAAATAACATCAGTATTATTTATGCTGCTCAGTACGGGAATTTTCTATTCTTGTAATGAAGATGTATTAGAACAGAGTAATCCTAATGCCATTACGCCAAAATCGTTCTGGAAAACATCAGAGGATGCTACAAAGGGAATTTTAGGAGCTTATAGCCCATTTACACATATTTGGAATTATTCAAGATTCGAAATTTTTGTGTCAGATTATAGAGATGATGTGGTCAATGCTTATGGAACATCAGAAAGAACTGCCGTGGGTGCTTTTAACGGAATATCAACCAGTAATGGTACTTTTTGGGTGTGGAGTACACACTATCAAGCTATCACCAGAGCAAACGAGGTGATTTTTAATGTACCAAATATAGAAATGCCTCAAGCTACGAAAGATGCTATTATTGGCGAAGCTCATTTTCTTAGAGCTTATCATTATTTTCAGTTAGTAAATAATTGGAGAAATGTTCCTTTGATTGTACTTCCTTTTTCTGAAATCGCAGACCCAGAAGCTATTGCTCAGGCATCACCTGAAGAAACTTGGAATCAAGTAGTTTCTGATTTTAAAGCAGCTCAAGGTTTATTACCAAAAGAGTGGGATTCGGCTAATTTAGGAAGAGCTACCTGGGGTGCAGCTACATCTTTCTTAGGCAAAGCTTATTTGTATCTAGGAGATTATAGCAATGCCAAAGTAGAACTTAAAAAAGTAATTGACAGTGGTGAATATACCCTTACAGAAGACTACGGAGATAATTTCTCAGAGGATACAGAGAACAATTCGGAGTCAATTTTTGAAATTCAGTTTATAGCAGACGGAAATCAAGGTTGGGGTGGTGATGCTGCTGGTACAGGAAAAGGAGCAGCCTTTCATCCAGATTTGTCACCAGCAGGATTTACTGGTCAAGACGGAATGCAAATCAACAAATGGACTTTGGACCTATTCTTAGATGAGAAAACGGTAGATGATCAAATTGACCCGCGTGCCTTTGAAACTTTGTTTTGGGATACAGACGAAACTACCACCTATAGAGGTAGAGAGTTGAAGTCGAGCACATATTTGGGTAAGTCTTATAAAGAGGTTTATAATGACGGTAGAAATACTATTTATGCCAGCAAGCATCTTGATGTAAAGAAAGGTTATACCGGCTCTCAAGCAGAAGGATGGCACCAGTCAGGAAACAATTTAAGACTTATGCGTTATGCGGATGTTCTTTTAATGTATGCCGAAGCAGAAATAGGTGGATGGAATGGTGGAGCAGCTACGCAAGCGGCTCTAGACGCGGTAAATTTGGTAAGAGCACGTGCAAATATGCCAGCACTTGATTTGTCAATGACCATGAAGGATATTGAAGATGAGCGAGTAAAAGAGCTTTCTTTAGAAAGAACTAGATATCACGATCTATTAAGATGGGGATTAGTTCAAGAAAGACTAGTAGACCATCCTGAGCTTAAATCTTCTAGTAGTGGTACTGGAGCGTATCAGCCAGGAAGAGAATATATTGACGTTCCTCAAAACGAAATTGATGCGAATCCGAATTTTAAGCATAATCCGGGTTACAACTAA